A stretch of the Sorangium aterium genome encodes the following:
- a CDS encoding sigma 54-interacting transcriptional regulator, whose product MAVIRETDIGPETTPLSSSFIDAIQGVRQDDRRVALLVYHRDGAERAVLSPGVPVVIGRAPPSQVQIGDVSLSREHARFTQSCDRVVIEDLRSTNGTWLGGERITRGEVKPGEEVILGKVVVAVRSITAAEDELPGLMSHEQLRVALEEEVKRARYFGRSFAVVMARVARQPGAHVSHLFPRVRALLRPVDRIALYSSDVVAALLLEAGAEVALDVARALAAPPGGGSPVVLAGFATFPDAGTVAEELLDRCWSAVRSATVEQPVRSAPGGTWKSSPGPGHAEPVVVSPAMRRVFEIVKRVARSSIPVLLLGETGTGKEVVARAIHDSGPRSGKPMVCVNCGAIPQQLVESTLFGHERGAFTGAWQQQRGVFEAADGGTVFLDEIGELPAVVQAALLRVLETRQVTRVGSNKPIDVDARVVAATHRDVEAMCGSGAFRSDLLYRLNTMTMTIPPLRARPEDIEPLALRFLDQANQANGRSVRGFDAGSLARLRAYSWPGNARELRNAIERAVVIAEGEWIAEQDLPERARATPTSEPAAEGEPPYQVGELTAAPPGGDYLKTRLQRCEAELIVEALRKASGNQTEAARALGMPLRTLVYKLKALGIKRLGYAPPREP is encoded by the coding sequence GTGGCAGTCATTCGCGAGACGGACATCGGCCCGGAGACAACGCCGCTGTCCAGCAGCTTCATCGATGCGATCCAGGGGGTCAGGCAGGACGATCGACGCGTCGCCCTGCTCGTCTACCACCGCGACGGCGCTGAGCGCGCCGTGCTGAGCCCGGGCGTGCCAGTCGTGATCGGCCGCGCGCCGCCGTCGCAGGTCCAGATCGGCGACGTCAGCCTCTCGCGCGAGCACGCCCGCTTCACCCAGTCCTGCGACAGGGTCGTCATCGAGGACCTGCGCTCGACCAACGGCACATGGCTCGGCGGCGAGCGCATCACGCGAGGCGAGGTGAAGCCGGGCGAGGAGGTGATCCTCGGCAAGGTGGTGGTCGCCGTCCGCTCGATCACGGCGGCCGAGGACGAGCTGCCAGGGCTGATGAGCCACGAGCAGCTCCGCGTCGCCCTCGAGGAGGAGGTGAAGCGCGCGCGGTACTTCGGGCGGAGCTTCGCCGTCGTGATGGCCCGGGTCGCCCGCCAGCCCGGCGCCCACGTGAGCCACCTGTTCCCGCGCGTGCGGGCGCTGCTGCGCCCCGTGGACCGGATCGCGCTCTACAGCTCGGACGTGGTTGCGGCGCTGCTGCTCGAGGCCGGGGCCGAGGTGGCGCTCGACGTGGCGCGCGCGCTCGCCGCGCCGCCCGGGGGCGGGTCGCCCGTCGTGCTCGCGGGCTTCGCGACGTTCCCCGACGCGGGGACCGTGGCGGAGGAGCTGCTCGATCGGTGCTGGAGCGCCGTGCGCAGCGCGACGGTGGAGCAGCCGGTGCGCTCGGCGCCGGGCGGGACCTGGAAGAGCAGCCCGGGCCCCGGCCACGCCGAGCCGGTCGTCGTGAGCCCCGCGATGCGCCGCGTCTTCGAGATCGTCAAGCGGGTCGCGCGCTCGTCGATCCCGGTCCTCCTGCTGGGCGAGACGGGGACGGGCAAGGAGGTCGTGGCGCGGGCGATCCACGACAGCGGCCCGCGGAGCGGCAAGCCGATGGTGTGCGTCAACTGCGGGGCGATCCCGCAGCAGCTCGTCGAGAGCACGCTCTTCGGCCACGAGCGCGGCGCGTTCACCGGCGCGTGGCAGCAGCAGCGAGGGGTGTTCGAAGCGGCCGACGGCGGGACGGTCTTCCTCGACGAGATCGGCGAGCTGCCGGCCGTGGTGCAGGCCGCGCTCCTGCGCGTCCTCGAGACGCGGCAGGTGACCCGCGTCGGCTCGAACAAGCCGATCGACGTCGACGCGCGCGTCGTGGCGGCGACCCACCGCGACGTCGAGGCGATGTGCGGGTCCGGGGCGTTCCGCAGCGATCTGCTCTACCGCCTGAACACGATGACGATGACGATCCCGCCGCTCCGGGCGCGCCCGGAGGACATCGAGCCGCTCGCGCTGCGCTTCCTCGACCAGGCGAACCAGGCGAACGGCCGGTCGGTCCGCGGCTTCGACGCCGGATCGCTCGCGCGGCTCCGGGCGTACTCCTGGCCGGGGAACGCGCGGGAGCTGCGGAACGCGATCGAGCGGGCCGTGGTCATCGCCGAGGGCGAGTGGATCGCCGAGCAGGATCTGCCAGAGCGCGCCCGGGCGACGCCCACCTCGGAGCCGGCGGCGGAAGGGGAGCCGCCGTACCAGGTCGGAGAGCTCACGGCCGCGCCCCCGGGCGGGGACTACCTGAAGACGCGGCTGCAGCGCTGCGAGGCCGAGCTGATCGTCGAGGCGCTCCGCAAGGCGAGCGGGAACCAGACGGAGGCGGCGCGCGCGCTCGGCATGCCGCTGCGCACGCTCGTGTACAAGCTCAAGGCGCTCGGCATCAAGCGGCTCGGGTACGCGCCCCCCCGGGAGCCGTAG
- a CDS encoding nuclear transport factor 2 family protein, whose protein sequence is MPQSTTGAAGPLTIYRRMQEALFGDSPTLLPAELLAEDIVVETPFSPPGMRRHEGREAWLAFYEARSAVLPVCFDRFRELATHQTDDPEVIVVEYELGGTVTTTGLRASTTLIGVLRVRDGLIKSWREYQDVLAITEALKLTPEDLGGTGTSAP, encoded by the coding sequence ATGCCCCAGTCGACGACCGGCGCCGCGGGTCCTCTCACGATCTACCGGCGCATGCAGGAAGCACTCTTCGGGGACAGCCCCACTCTCCTCCCGGCCGAACTGCTGGCCGAGGACATCGTGGTCGAAACCCCGTTCTCCCCTCCTGGCATGCGACGTCACGAAGGCCGCGAGGCGTGGCTGGCGTTCTACGAGGCCAGGAGCGCGGTCTTGCCGGTGTGCTTCGACAGGTTCCGCGAGCTGGCCACCCATCAGACCGACGACCCCGAGGTCATCGTCGTCGAATACGAGCTCGGCGGGACGGTTACCACCACCGGCCTGCGCGCCTCGACGACCCTCATCGGCGTGCTGCGGGTCCGCGACGGCCTGATCAAGAGCTGGCGCGAGTACCAGGACGTCCTGGCGATCACGGAGGCGCTGAAACTGACGCCCGAGGACCTCGGCGGAACCGGCACGTCCGCCCCATAA
- a CDS encoding BMA_0021/BMA_0022 family TOMM bacteriocin — protein sequence MFSHQSSKYTSRMPNTDGDPAHLDEEARPPGERGAMEEGLLELEGAWLRAVAICWEDPTQLDRLKSDPRGFLMACCGYRLPPGIDLTIREAREPGSPGGDALRFCEQRKGWDPSPRAITLYVPPPPELDDQPVALAELASDPGSVSVIC from the coding sequence ATGTTTTCCCATCAGTCATCCAAGTACACGTCCAGGATGCCGAACACCGACGGCGATCCCGCGCATCTCGACGAGGAGGCGCGCCCCCCGGGCGAGCGAGGCGCGATGGAGGAGGGTCTCCTGGAGCTGGAGGGAGCGTGGCTGCGCGCCGTCGCGATCTGCTGGGAAGACCCGACGCAGCTCGATCGGCTGAAGAGCGACCCACGGGGCTTCTTGATGGCGTGCTGCGGCTATCGGCTGCCGCCGGGGATCGACCTCACCATCCGCGAGGCGCGGGAGCCAGGCTCGCCGGGCGGCGACGCGCTGCGCTTCTGCGAGCAGCGCAAGGGCTGGGACCCGTCGCCGCGCGCCATCACCCTCTATGTCCCACCGCCGCCGGAGCTGGACGATCAGCCCGTCGCGCTGGCCGAGCTCGCGAGCGACCCCGGGTCGGTCAGCGTCATCTGCTGA
- a CDS encoding sensor histidine kinase encodes MPVSNAPLTGTPEARRPARACEPDAGASVRDEFLTLASHELLTPLTSLNLQVQRMKRLSEQRADDGSTWVASLEVVGRQVNRLTRLCDDMLQAIRLRAGPLDPERETVDLGALVREAIAGLPVELRSPSSTISVDAPEGIVGRWDREQMERLVFHLVKNAIQFGAGRPISIEVKACPGGAELLVRDQGAGIAEEDQARIFRCFERVGGVVHFGGLGLGLYIAREIVRAHGGTIGVESSPGCGSTFMVELPLEPEPASRATLALAP; translated from the coding sequence ATGCCCGTCTCGAACGCCCCTCTCACTGGAACCCCCGAAGCTCGCCGGCCCGCCCGCGCCTGCGAGCCCGACGCGGGCGCCAGTGTTCGGGACGAGTTCCTCACGCTCGCGTCACACGAGCTCCTGACGCCGCTGACCTCGCTCAACCTGCAGGTGCAGCGGATGAAGCGGCTGAGCGAGCAGCGTGCGGACGACGGGTCAACGTGGGTCGCCTCGCTCGAGGTCGTCGGCCGGCAGGTCAACCGGCTCACCCGGCTCTGCGATGACATGCTCCAGGCGATCAGGCTCCGAGCGGGCCCGCTCGATCCCGAGCGCGAGACCGTCGATCTCGGGGCGCTCGTCCGGGAGGCCATCGCGGGGCTCCCGGTGGAGCTCCGCTCCCCGTCCTCCACGATCTCCGTCGACGCGCCGGAGGGCATCGTCGGCCGCTGGGACCGCGAGCAGATGGAACGCCTCGTGTTCCACCTCGTCAAGAACGCCATCCAGTTCGGCGCGGGCCGGCCGATATCCATCGAGGTGAAGGCCTGTCCCGGCGGGGCGGAGCTCCTCGTCCGCGATCAAGGCGCGGGCATCGCGGAGGAGGACCAGGCCCGCATCTTCCGGTGCTTCGAGCGCGTGGGCGGCGTCGTGCACTTCGGCGGCCTCGGGCTCGGCCTCTACATCGCGCGCGAGATCGTGCGCGCTCACGGCGGAACCATCGGCGTGGAGAGCTCGCCAGGCTGTGGCTCGACGTTCATGGTCGAGCTCCCCCTCGAGCCCGAGCCCGCCAGTCGGGCCACCCTCGCGCTCGCTCCCTGA
- a CDS encoding beta-propeller fold lactonase family protein, which produces MPLLRKNEAASATFADILRSEGIQDGAAATRRPDPGWGCGAATRRPDPGWGCGAATRRPDPGWGCAVISDTVDTFQRATSWIAGAPGSRYVFTANASSNTLSGLQVDARGALTLLDDGVSASFPTGTAPIDLTMTRDGRFLYTLNAGAGTIAAFQVSRDGGLVPRGEAGGLTPGGGAQGIAVR; this is translated from the coding sequence GTGCCGCTCCTCCGCAAGAACGAGGCGGCGAGCGCCACCTTCGCCGACATCCTGCGCAGCGAGGGCATCCAGGACGGCGCCGCGGCGACCCGGCGACCCGACCCAGGTTGGGGCTGCGGTGCGGCGACCCGGCGACCCGACCCAGGTTGGGGCTGCGGTGCGGCGACCCGGCGACCCGACCCAGGTTGGGGCTGCGCTGTCATCAGCGATACGGTCGACACCTTCCAGCGGGCGACCAGCTGGATCGCCGGCGCCCCTGGGAGCCGCTATGTCTTCACGGCCAACGCCAGCAGCAACACGCTCTCCGGGCTCCAGGTCGACGCGCGTGGCGCGCTGACGCTGCTCGACGACGGCGTGTCCGCCTCGTTCCCCACCGGAACGGCGCCGATCGACCTCACGATGACGCGCGACGGCCGCTTTCTGTACACCCTCAACGCCGGCGCCGGGACGATCGCGGCGTTCCAGGTGAGCCGCGACGGCGGCCTGGTCCCGCGAGGTGAGGCGGGTGGATTGACGCCCGGCGGCGGCGCCCAGGGCATCGCCGTTCGGTGA
- a CDS encoding sensor histidine kinase, producing MRYGVPLIAGAIALTLAISVPSELPLKLPLIQLYAMLIIASAWLGGFWPGLVATVFCTVGASYWLEPRGLLLQIHHSVDVVALVLLFLFGAALSALGENARKAVRYERTSRELAEKVAEAERSAAQAREDMLSMVAHDLRDPLGVIDLNAALISRASTAEGNAEISRRAALVHRTAQRMEAIIRNLLDVARIDAGGFALDMATESVEPLLAEVVEAHVDHAKVRNIELQHDVPAGIPHILCDRARIHQVLTNLVVNAMKFTSTGGKVALRAGVSGRFVRFSVTDTGVGIDGDELPRIFQRYFGEKRTRGGGIGLGLFISKSIVEAHHGTIEADSRVGHGSTFSFTVPIIAQASAPEPTTTTASGSGNR from the coding sequence GTGCGCTATGGCGTACCCCTCATTGCCGGCGCAATCGCATTGACACTCGCCATCAGCGTTCCTTCAGAACTTCCGCTGAAGCTCCCGCTCATCCAGCTTTACGCGATGCTCATCATTGCCAGCGCATGGCTTGGCGGATTCTGGCCGGGGCTCGTCGCCACGGTGTTTTGCACTGTTGGAGCCAGTTACTGGCTCGAGCCGCGCGGGCTCTTGCTCCAGATCCACCATTCAGTCGACGTTGTCGCGCTCGTCCTGTTATTCCTGTTCGGGGCGGCGCTCAGCGCTCTCGGCGAGAACGCACGCAAGGCGGTCCGGTACGAGCGCACCTCGCGCGAGCTGGCCGAGAAGGTCGCCGAGGCAGAGCGCTCCGCTGCGCAGGCCAGGGAGGACATGCTCTCGATGGTCGCCCATGACCTGCGCGATCCGCTCGGCGTCATCGATCTGAACGCCGCGCTGATCTCGAGGGCTTCGACGGCAGAGGGGAACGCGGAGATCTCGCGGCGCGCGGCGCTCGTTCACCGGACGGCACAGCGGATGGAGGCCATCATCCGCAACCTGCTCGACGTCGCGCGGATCGACGCTGGAGGGTTCGCCCTCGACATGGCGACCGAATCCGTGGAGCCTTTGCTCGCCGAAGTGGTCGAGGCCCACGTCGACCACGCAAAGGTGAGAAACATCGAGCTCCAGCACGATGTTCCGGCAGGGATCCCGCACATACTCTGTGACCGTGCTCGAATCCACCAAGTGCTCACCAACCTCGTGGTCAATGCGATGAAGTTCACGTCGACCGGAGGGAAGGTGGCCCTGCGTGCCGGCGTCTCGGGCCGCTTCGTGCGATTCAGCGTGACGGATACGGGAGTCGGGATCGACGGCGACGAGCTGCCCCGAATATTCCAGCGTTACTTCGGCGAGAAGCGCACGCGCGGCGGGGGAATCGGACTAGGGCTCTTCATCTCCAAATCGATCGTGGAGGCGCACCATGGCACCATAGAGGCCGACAGCAGGGTGGGCCATGGGTCTACCTTCTCGTTTACCGTGCCTATCATCGCCCAAGCCAGCGCCCCGGAACCGACAACGACGACTGCAAGCGGCTCGGGGAACAGGTAG
- a CDS encoding lactonase family protein, whose protein sequence is MFRSTMSITALSFGLFAAGAPGDAMAHGSGVHRHGQIFVMTNAGDGNSVMEYDRAADGSLSYAGTYATGGLGAPTRPINALGSQGSLVLSDDGTLLFAVNAGSSEVSMFRVGPHGLTLLDVVDSGGDFPVSVASHGDLLYVLNVGGEGNIAGFEVNPCGELVPLDGSSRDLGLGGTTPPSLGATPSQIGFSPDGEVLVVAGKGSNQLQVFPMSGRGLPSDAPVTTISRGLVPFDFTFDRRGHLIVAEVGGDGMPATGDTSVVSSYKIGSDGSLAVISDTVDTFQRATCWIAGAPGSRYVFTANTGSNTLSGLQVDARGALTLLDDGVSASFPTGTAPIDLTMTRDGRFLYTLNAGAGTIAAFQVSRDGGLVPRGEAGGLTPGGGAQGIAVR, encoded by the coding sequence ATGTTTCGCAGCACGATGAGCATCACGGCCCTGAGCTTCGGTCTCTTCGCAGCGGGCGCGCCCGGCGACGCCATGGCGCACGGCAGCGGCGTCCACCGGCACGGCCAGATCTTCGTCATGACCAACGCCGGAGACGGCAATTCCGTGATGGAATATGACCGGGCGGCGGACGGCTCGCTCTCGTATGCCGGCACGTACGCGACCGGAGGGCTCGGCGCGCCGACCCGGCCGATCAACGCGCTCGGATCCCAGGGCTCGCTCGTCCTCAGCGACGACGGGACGCTCCTGTTCGCCGTGAACGCGGGCAGCAGCGAGGTGTCGATGTTCCGCGTCGGCCCGCACGGCCTGACGCTGCTCGACGTGGTCGACTCGGGCGGCGACTTCCCGGTGAGCGTCGCCTCGCACGGCGACCTGCTCTATGTCCTCAACGTGGGTGGCGAAGGCAACATCGCCGGCTTTGAAGTGAACCCGTGCGGCGAGCTCGTCCCGCTCGACGGGTCGAGCCGGGATCTCGGCCTCGGCGGCACGACACCGCCGTCGCTCGGCGCGACGCCGAGTCAGATCGGCTTCTCTCCCGACGGCGAGGTGCTGGTCGTGGCGGGCAAGGGGTCCAATCAGCTCCAGGTGTTCCCCATGAGCGGCCGCGGGCTGCCCAGCGACGCGCCGGTCACGACGATCTCCAGGGGCCTAGTCCCGTTCGATTTCACCTTCGATCGTCGCGGCCATCTCATCGTGGCGGAGGTCGGAGGCGACGGCATGCCCGCGACCGGCGACACGAGCGTGGTGTCCTCGTACAAAATCGGGTCCGACGGGAGCCTCGCTGTCATCAGCGATACGGTCGACACCTTCCAGCGGGCGACCTGCTGGATCGCCGGCGCCCCTGGGAGCCGCTATGTCTTCACGGCCAACACGGGCAGCAACACGCTCTCCGGGCTCCAGGTCGACGCGCGTGGCGCGCTGACGCTGCTCGACGACGGCGTGTCCGCCTCGTTCCCCACCGGAACGGCGCCGATCGACCTCACGATGACGCGCGACGGCCGCTTTCTGTACACCCTCAACGCCGGCGCCGGGACGATCGCGGCATTCCAGGTGAGCCGCGACGGCGGCCTGGTCCCGCGAGGCGAGGCGGGTGGATTGACGCCTGGAGGCGGCGCGCAGGGGATCGCTGTGAGGTGA
- a CDS encoding Acg family FMN-binding oxidoreductase — MERKLKVSRRRLLEGVATLAVAAGAGWYAAGRGVFDARTGEPFAPWTAFRGQRGGELAELVRAAVLAASPHNTQPWLFEVHPDRIDVFSDRSRSLGTMDPFLREMHIGLGCAIENLALAAGSMGWAPHVELEAGHLRGSDPEGSRALERAAPRAIRVASVRIEPGAAESPLAEVIARRHTNRGPYQAQRVPVSALQELSRLSEAGSDGEIVWLERPEQRESFAAHTLRATETIVRDAAMVRDSDAWFRLAPEAVPSHRDGLTLDVMGLGPLLTAAVKLLPRPSAEQMHDDWLRVTREVHLAGDPAIGVIAVRDRYDLGATLRAGRLWQRMHLWATARGIAMHPLNQVPEIIDRERMLGRAPAMERSFTEALGLGDRQLTFAFRLGFPEREGVCGPRRAAEEVIRAA; from the coding sequence ATGGAGAGGAAACTCAAGGTCTCGCGGCGGCGCCTGCTGGAGGGCGTCGCGACGCTCGCCGTGGCCGCGGGAGCGGGCTGGTATGCGGCCGGTCGGGGTGTGTTCGACGCTCGGACGGGCGAGCCGTTCGCGCCTTGGACCGCGTTCCGCGGGCAGCGCGGCGGCGAGCTCGCCGAGCTCGTGCGCGCGGCGGTGCTCGCCGCGAGCCCGCACAACACGCAACCCTGGCTGTTCGAGGTCCACCCGGATCGCATCGACGTGTTCTCGGACAGGTCTCGATCGCTCGGCACCATGGATCCGTTCCTGCGCGAGATGCACATTGGGCTCGGTTGCGCGATCGAGAACCTGGCGCTCGCGGCGGGTTCAATGGGATGGGCGCCCCATGTCGAGCTCGAAGCCGGTCATCTCCGGGGCTCCGACCCGGAGGGATCGCGCGCCCTCGAGCGCGCGGCGCCGCGGGCGATCCGGGTGGCGAGCGTCCGGATCGAGCCAGGCGCAGCGGAGTCCCCGCTCGCGGAGGTCATCGCACGGCGACACACGAACCGCGGCCCGTACCAGGCGCAGCGCGTGCCGGTATCGGCGCTCCAGGAGCTCTCGCGCCTGAGCGAAGCGGGCTCGGACGGTGAGATCGTCTGGCTGGAGCGCCCCGAGCAGCGCGAGAGCTTCGCCGCTCATACGCTGCGCGCCACCGAGACCATCGTCCGCGACGCGGCGATGGTGCGGGACAGCGACGCGTGGTTCAGGCTGGCGCCGGAGGCGGTACCGAGCCATCGGGACGGGCTGACCCTCGATGTGATGGGGCTGGGGCCGCTGCTCACCGCGGCGGTCAAGCTGCTGCCGCGTCCGTCGGCGGAGCAGATGCACGACGACTGGCTCCGCGTCACCCGCGAGGTCCATCTCGCCGGCGATCCCGCCATCGGCGTCATCGCGGTCCGCGACCGCTACGACCTGGGCGCGACGCTCCGCGCCGGGCGCCTGTGGCAACGCATGCATCTCTGGGCGACCGCGCGCGGCATCGCGATGCACCCGCTGAACCAGGTGCCGGAGATCATCGACCGGGAGCGTATGCTCGGACGAGCACCGGCAATGGAGCGCTCGTTCACCGAGGCGCTTGGCCTGGGCGACCGGCAGCTCACCTTCGCGTTCCGGCTGGGCTTCCCGGAGCGAGAGGGCGTGTGCGGCCCGCGCCGCGCCGCGGAGGAGGTGATCCGCGCCGCGTGA
- a CDS encoding LysR family transcriptional regulator yields MLEALPDDLNLLLALDVLLRERHVTRAAKRLGITQSAASQRLGRLREFFGDALLAPGRPLLALTPRAEALADPLAQALANLRAAVQAGAPFDPATSERRFVLLGNDLLEAVALPRLLPMLAREAPYITVQVDRAEADFVRRLERGTADLAFVPEFLVPPSSRQLRLPEERFVTLMRSDHPAATQRLTLERYLELGHVLIAPHGMPGSLVDRALEARGRRRRIVAQVQHFVTVPFLIAASDLVVTCPATVAALSTPFGLRAVRPPVELGVDRSSAVWHERVHDDPGHRWLRSWLSKAIRAGARARPRGPDPTRLTRPRLTGRATQVDRKGKPDPAG; encoded by the coding sequence ATGCTCGAGGCGCTCCCCGACGACCTGAATCTCCTGCTCGCGCTTGACGTGCTGCTGCGCGAGCGGCACGTGACGCGCGCTGCGAAGCGGCTCGGCATCACGCAGTCGGCTGCGAGCCAGCGGCTCGGACGGCTGCGCGAGTTCTTCGGTGATGCGCTGCTCGCTCCGGGGCGGCCGCTGCTCGCCCTCACGCCGCGCGCCGAGGCGCTCGCCGATCCGCTGGCTCAGGCGCTCGCGAACCTGCGAGCGGCGGTCCAGGCCGGTGCGCCGTTCGACCCAGCGACGTCGGAGCGCCGCTTCGTGCTGCTCGGCAACGACCTGCTGGAGGCGGTTGCGCTGCCGCGGCTCTTGCCCATGCTGGCGCGCGAGGCGCCGTACATCACGGTGCAGGTCGACCGCGCCGAAGCGGACTTCGTGAGGCGGCTCGAGCGGGGAACGGCGGATCTGGCGTTCGTCCCGGAGTTCCTCGTGCCCCCGTCGTCACGACAGCTGCGCTTGCCGGAGGAGCGATTCGTGACGCTGATGCGCAGCGACCATCCTGCAGCGACACAGCGGCTGACCCTGGAGCGCTATCTGGAGCTCGGGCACGTGCTGATCGCTCCGCACGGCATGCCGGGCAGCCTGGTCGATCGCGCGCTGGAAGCTCGTGGGCGGCGCCGGAGGATCGTCGCGCAGGTCCAGCACTTCGTGACGGTGCCTTTCCTGATCGCGGCCTCGGACCTCGTGGTGACGTGTCCAGCGACCGTCGCGGCATTGTCGACGCCCTTCGGCCTACGCGCGGTCCGGCCTCCGGTCGAGCTCGGCGTGGACCGATCTTCGGCTGTCTGGCACGAGCGCGTGCACGACGATCCAGGCCATCGCTGGCTGCGCTCCTGGCTCAGCAAGGCGATCCGCGCGGGTGCGAGGGCCCGACCCCGAGGGCCCGACCCAACCAGGTTGACCCGACCCAGGTTGACCGGAAGGGCGACCCAGGTTGACCGGAAGGGGAAACCCGACCCAGCAGGTTGA
- a CDS encoding amidohydrolase family protein produces the protein MRDGYRILDADRHVIEPLDLWKDHLDPELRAHAPYLAYPGEGEPLADRVAHLGPEGLLRLPPQPMVDGRPVHHRMSARTRRVIAAAGRRRLGALASLGPLEQPRAQLDDMDREGIDVAFLYPTLALALLGMTPLEPALGSAFARAYNTWLRGFCDHDPSRLRGVALMSPHDPAQMVPELSRAAALGFRAVVLRPNPVAGRTLGDPAYEAFWAECERRSIAVAIHEGTHASLPAAGADRFRTRFALHACSHPMEQMMALLALIEGGVLERHPGLRVAFLEAGCGWLPYWLWRLDEIEYRGLAEEVAPHVRRDPSAYFRRQCFVEIEPDEPCLEQAIPWLGEDRAIFGTDFPHIDHDAGMVERALALRRRLPSEGLRKILWDNAASFYGIDG, from the coding sequence GTGCGCGACGGCTATCGCATCCTCGACGCAGATCGTCACGTGATCGAGCCGCTCGATCTGTGGAAGGACCACCTCGATCCGGAGCTCCGCGCTCACGCGCCTTACCTCGCGTACCCTGGCGAGGGCGAGCCCCTGGCCGACCGCGTGGCGCACCTCGGGCCGGAGGGTCTGCTCCGGCTCCCACCGCAGCCGATGGTGGATGGCCGGCCGGTCCATCACCGGATGAGCGCGCGGACAAGGCGCGTGATCGCCGCCGCCGGCCGCCGGCGGCTCGGGGCGCTCGCGTCGCTCGGGCCGCTCGAGCAGCCGCGGGCGCAGCTCGACGACATGGATCGCGAGGGCATCGACGTGGCGTTCCTTTATCCGACGCTCGCGCTGGCGCTCCTCGGCATGACGCCGCTGGAGCCCGCGCTGGGGAGCGCGTTCGCCAGGGCGTACAATACGTGGTTACGGGGCTTCTGCGATCACGACCCCTCGCGCCTCCGGGGCGTGGCCCTGATGAGCCCGCACGATCCGGCGCAGATGGTGCCCGAGCTCTCGCGCGCGGCCGCGCTCGGCTTCCGCGCCGTCGTGCTCCGGCCGAACCCCGTCGCGGGGCGGACGCTGGGCGACCCTGCGTATGAAGCGTTCTGGGCCGAGTGCGAGCGGCGCTCGATCGCTGTCGCCATCCACGAGGGCACGCACGCCTCCTTGCCGGCGGCCGGCGCCGATCGCTTCCGCACCCGCTTCGCCCTGCACGCCTGCTCGCACCCGATGGAGCAGATGATGGCCTTGCTCGCGCTGATCGAGGGGGGCGTGCTCGAGCGCCACCCCGGCCTGCGGGTGGCCTTCCTCGAGGCCGGCTGCGGGTGGCTGCCCTACTGGCTCTGGCGCCTCGACGAGATCGAGTACCGGGGCCTCGCCGAGGAGGTCGCGCCGCACGTCCGCCGCGACCCGTCCGCGTATTTCCGCCGCCAGTGCTTCGTCGAGATCGAGCCGGACGAGCCGTGCCTGGAGCAGGCCATCCCGTGGCTCGGCGAGGACAGGGCGATCTTCGGGACGGACTTCCCCCACATCGATCACGACGCCGGCATGGTGGAGCGGGCGCTCGCGCTCCGCCGCAGGCTCCCCAGCGAGGGCCTCCGCAAGATCCTCTGGGACAACGCCGCCAGCTTCTACGGTATCGACGGATGA
- a CDS encoding TetR/AcrR family transcriptional regulator, with translation MDRDGVPPAGGGAGERPVRADARRNRARILEAAEAVFAEQGATASTEAVAARAGVAIGTVFRHFPTKPELLKAVVMNLLDRLIAEADAMVGDPDAVAALFEFCARVMEIGAQNRAVFARLAETGVQVRVGDALTRLRPAVDLLLERAKEAGTVRDDLLPTELVALLAAICQEAMTDEWSEPFRQRALTILFDGMRPAAAGESIARATRARR, from the coding sequence ATGGATCGAGACGGTGTGCCGCCCGCCGGCGGCGGTGCCGGTGAACGACCGGTTCGCGCCGACGCCCGCCGCAATCGCGCGCGCATTCTGGAGGCGGCCGAGGCGGTGTTCGCCGAGCAGGGTGCCACGGCCTCGACGGAGGCCGTGGCCGCGCGCGCCGGCGTCGCGATCGGCACCGTGTTCAGGCACTTCCCGACCAAACCCGAGCTGCTCAAAGCCGTGGTGATGAACCTGCTGGACCGGCTCATCGCTGAAGCCGACGCCATGGTCGGCGACCCTGACGCTGTCGCCGCCCTGTTCGAGTTCTGCGCCCGCGTCATGGAGATCGGCGCCCAGAACAGGGCCGTGTTCGCCCGACTCGCCGAGACCGGGGTCCAGGTCCGTGTCGGCGACGCCCTGACACGCCTCCGGCCCGCCGTCGATCTGCTGCTCGAACGCGCCAAGGAGGCGGGCACCGTCCGCGACGACTTGCTCCCCACCGAGCTGGTCGCCCTGCTCGCGGCGATCTGCCAGGAGGCGATGACCGACGAGTGGAGCGAACCGTTCCGGCAGCGCGCGCTGACCATCCTCTTCGACGGCATGCGACCGGCTGCGGCCGGAGAATCGATCGCTCGAGCGACCCGAGCGCGCCGATAG